A genomic segment from Anaerococcus urinomassiliensis encodes:
- a CDS encoding kinase to dihydroxyacetone kinase, whose translation MVDIGDFKFDTQMLIAGENLDEDEIFDHITANFEGDSLLAVGDEELIKIHFHTNRPWEILEYAASLGEIHDIVVENMLRQAEGLQG comes from the coding sequence ATGGTAGATATAGGAGATTTTAAATTTGATACACAAATGCTAATAGCTGGAGAAAATCTAGACGAAGATGAGATTTTTGACCATATAACAGCAAATTTTGAGGGAGATAGCCTTCTTGCTGTTGGTGATGAGGAACTAATCAAAATTCATTTTCACACCAATAGACCTTGGGAAATCCTAGAATATGCAGCAAGCCTTGGCGAAATCCACGACATAGTTGTAGAAAATATGCTAAGACAAGCCGAGGGACTTCAAGGTTAA
- a CDS encoding toxic anion resistance protein: MSDIKLTLDGDNENDNKLESITNEGPDLVENNIKFSPEEEKMIDDFSKKIDLDNTNIILQYGSGAQKKISNFSEKTLDTVRNKDLGEIGDLLDSVVMDIKSMDREETNGPLGFFKKQVNKIEDMKYRYQSAEKNIDEVAKTLENHQITLMKDISMLDQMYDLNEEYYKEITMYIEAGNRKLKETYASEIPALESKANESNLPLDAQKVNDLKAQANRFEKKLHDLDLTRMVSIQMAPQIRMVQSSNSIMAEKIQTTIVNTIPLWKNQMVLALGMNHTNQAIRSQQRVTDLTNELLRKNADTLKQNTIETAKATERGIIDLDTIKHTNDQLISTIEEVRNIQIEGKKNRTLAQAEIARLEEELKRNLKQGNSN; encoded by the coding sequence ATGAGTGATATAAAACTAACCCTTGACGGCGATAATGAAAATGACAATAAGCTTGAAAGTATAACTAATGAAGGACCAGACTTAGTAGAAAACAATATTAAGTTTTCACCAGAAGAAGAAAAGATGATTGATGATTTCTCCAAGAAGATTGACTTGGATAATACAAATATCATCCTCCAATACGGATCTGGAGCACAAAAGAAGATTTCTAACTTCTCTGAAAAAACCCTAGATACTGTAAGAAACAAGGATTTGGGAGAAATTGGAGATCTGCTCGATTCTGTTGTAATGGATATCAAATCAATGGATAGAGAAGAAACTAACGGGCCTCTAGGATTTTTCAAAAAACAAGTCAACAAAATTGAAGATATGAAATACCGCTACCAATCAGCAGAAAAAAATATAGACGAAGTAGCAAAAACTTTGGAAAACCATCAAATAACCTTGATGAAAGATATTTCTATGCTTGATCAAATGTATGATTTAAACGAAGAATACTACAAAGAAATCACCATGTACATCGAAGCTGGAAATAGAAAGCTAAAGGAAACTTATGCTAGCGAAATACCAGCCCTTGAATCAAAGGCCAACGAATCAAACTTGCCTTTAGACGCACAGAAAGTAAACGACCTTAAAGCCCAGGCCAATAGATTCGAGAAAAAACTTCACGATCTTGATTTGACCCGTATGGTTTCTATACAAATGGCTCCTCAAATTAGGATGGTTCAATCATCAAATTCAATTATGGCAGAAAAAATCCAAACAACTATTGTAAATACCATCCCACTTTGGAAAAACCAAATGGTATTGGCCCTTGGAATGAACCACACCAACCAAGCCATCAGAAGCCAACAAAGAGTAACTGACCTTACAAACGAATTATTAAGAAAGAATGCTGATACTCTAAAACAAAATACTATAGAAACAGCAAAGGCAACTGAACGTGGTATAATTGACCTTGATACAATAAAACATACAAACGATCAATTGATTTCAACTATAGAAGAAGTTAGAAATATCCAAATTGAGGGCAAGAAAAATAGAACTCTTGCCCAAGCTGAGATAGCAAGGCTAGAAGAAGAACTAAAGAGAAATTTAAAACAAGGAAATAGTAATTAG
- a CDS encoding 5-bromo-4-chloroindolyl phosphate hydrolysis family protein, producing the protein MKKRRYSIRLVDESTEKDNKIEEKLFRLPAKEINRANGMLALGIIFSVVSFVIILLMFIAWIFGDLSSWLIIFIISLFISIVIMLTGYRGKLEYERLEKNYKRYIRELNGNKVISINDLANSVDQDIEETYSDLRHMIKEDYFPEARIVENKSLFILDIPTYSLYKERKNEILSEASDIRQISNEQNLEEINLVRSKEIIESANKDLIAINLVKNKIENKTFIDHIEDFENSSKDILKVIENHPESSHGLNKFSEYYLPTSVKLINAYYEFEQIASRNSKILKSMEQIDETIVDLTNAFERLQLDFLSDSTMEVKADIDTINLLLNQEGLKYNDWRSK; encoded by the coding sequence ATGAAAAAACGCAGATATAGCATTAGACTGGTAGATGAGTCTACAGAAAAAGACAATAAAATAGAAGAAAAACTCTTTAGACTTCCAGCAAAGGAAATCAATAGAGCTAATGGAATGCTAGCCCTTGGCATTATCTTTTCTGTTGTTAGCTTCGTGATTATTCTATTAATGTTTATAGCTTGGATATTTGGTGACCTATCATCTTGGTTAATAATTTTTATAATTTCTCTTTTTATTTCTATAGTTATTATGCTTACAGGATATAGAGGAAAATTGGAATACGAAAGACTTGAGAAAAACTACAAGAGATATATTAGAGAGCTTAATGGCAATAAAGTCATTTCCATTAACGATTTGGCAAACTCAGTAGACCAAGACATTGAAGAAACATATAGTGACTTAAGGCATATGATAAAAGAAGACTATTTCCCCGAGGCTCGAATAGTTGAAAATAAGTCTCTTTTTATTCTAGATATTCCAACCTATAGCTTGTACAAAGAACGAAAAAACGAGATATTATCTGAAGCTTCGGATATCAGGCAAATTTCAAATGAACAAAACTTAGAAGAAATTAACCTAGTACGTTCTAAGGAAATAATCGAATCTGCAAATAAAGATTTAATTGCCATAAACTTGGTTAAAAATAAAATTGAAAATAAAACCTTTATTGACCACATAGAAGATTTCGAAAATTCAAGCAAAGATATCCTTAAAGTAATCGAAAACCATCCTGAAAGTTCTCATGGATTAAATAAATTTTCTGAATATTATTTGCCAACAAGCGTAAAACTTATAAATGCATATTACGAGTTTGAGCAAATAGCATCAAGGAACTCAAAAATATTAAAATCAATGGAACAAATAGATGAAACAATAGTTGATCTGACTAACGCTTTTGAAAGATTACAATTAGATTTTCTAAGCGATAGCACTATGGAAGTTAAAGCCGATATTGACACAATAAACCTACTTTTAAATCAAGAAGGACTTAAATACAATGATTGGAGGAGTAAATGA
- a CDS encoding 5-bromo-4-chloroindolyl phosphate hydrolysis family protein, which produces MSDNKNNFKINDILSDIDFDEIGNTIKESVNATIRTFTKSKKNNENLPQTKNKEVCAQKPPEINKAQGWRAISIVTAIGFAMMTIVALDGFFAWRGFGYFLFLVLSAMATFVVPYLSWKVSKEYFRLTNNYVRFLRELGNNTVISIRDLASSVAQSEEKTVSDLMKMMKRGYFYQARIVEDDSLFILDIPTFRLYKEKSKESIQTKTVNKDEDEVLVEDLSFERAREIINQGKNSLDRIKLSQARTNDANFRINVDKLIKNSVDILNIVEKYPDKSYALNKFSDYYLPTAAKLVETYNDFEMMRTNDKKILTSMNQINESILTIAEAFDKIKVELLADRAMDVKTDIDTINLLLNQEGYAEDDWES; this is translated from the coding sequence ATGAGTGATAACAAGAACAATTTTAAAATAAATGACATACTATCTGACATCGATTTTGATGAGATTGGAAATACAATAAAAGAATCTGTAAATGCAACTATCAGGACCTTTACAAAATCAAAGAAAAATAATGAAAACCTGCCTCAAACAAAAAACAAGGAGGTCTGTGCCCAAAAACCGCCAGAAATTAATAAGGCTCAGGGTTGGCGTGCCATATCCATTGTGACTGCTATTGGATTTGCTATGATGACAATTGTTGCCCTTGATGGTTTTTTTGCTTGGAGAGGCTTTGGATATTTCTTATTTTTAGTACTTTCGGCCATGGCTACTTTTGTAGTACCTTATCTATCTTGGAAGGTTTCCAAGGAATATTTTAGACTAACTAATAACTACGTGAGATTTCTAAGGGAGCTTGGTAACAACACAGTTATATCTATCAGAGATTTGGCAAGTTCTGTTGCCCAAAGCGAAGAAAAAACTGTATCCGACCTTATGAAAATGATGAAAAGAGGCTATTTTTACCAAGCTCGTATAGTAGAAGACGACTCCCTATTTATCCTGGATATACCGACATTTAGGCTATATAAGGAAAAGAGCAAGGAAAGCATCCAAACAAAGACAGTAAATAAGGATGAAGATGAGGTCTTGGTAGAAGATCTATCCTTTGAAAGAGCAAGAGAAATCATTAACCAGGGTAAGAATTCTCTTGATAGGATAAAACTAAGTCAAGCTAGGACTAACGATGCTAATTTCAGAATCAATGTAGATAAACTTATCAAAAATTCAGTGGATATATTAAATATTGTAGAAAAGTATCCAGACAAGTCCTACGCCCTAAACAAGTTTTCAGATTACTACTTACCTACAGCTGCAAAACTTGTAGAAACCTACAACGATTTTGAGATGATGCGCACAAATGATAAGAAAATCTTGACTTCAATGAATCAGATCAATGAGTCAATACTCACAATAGCAGAAGCCTTTGATAAAATCAAAGTGGAACTATTAGCTGATAGAGCCATGGATGTGAAGACTGATATAGACACAATAAACTTACTTTTAAATCAAGAAGGTTACGCAGAAGATGATTGGGAGAGCTAA